A region of Maniola jurtina chromosome 7, ilManJurt1.1, whole genome shotgun sequence DNA encodes the following proteins:
- the LOC123866705 gene encoding catalase-like, which produces MQLLLLVAVITELSAVVTETEQWDPAGDQTLLFKNKTNGPIGMLTTSGGAPVSYEDATNTLNTPLIHNEFFMDTITHRVRENIPPRPVHAKGTGAFGYFEVTHDISHVCKAAFLKKIGTKTPVAVRFSTGEGERGSSDLNRDSRGFAVKFYTEEGNLDLLGFHTPVYPYKDPLNAGTRWHGTKRNPASNLYDFNTYWDVVTLIPEMINFYLLLYSDGGIPASYRNMPGYPIHTYQVENENGDEHFVRFHILPDAGIKNLRSEEARNLSAIDPDYLRRDLYRAIGNGDFPSWTVSVQILSTADVNKVGSQVFDVTRTIPLKEFPLHPIGKIVVNRNAKNFFAEIEQLAFCPANLVPGILGAPDKLFEARRLAYRDSHLYRLGANVKKIPVNCPFQTKTFTYLRDGVPPVGNNEEDAPNYYPNSFNGPVPYMPKHKSALINIVEGKADNFDQAAEFYANELTNDERTRLIENLVLPLQNVHKFIQERAINIFTTIHPDLGNRLAQALNSAS; this is translated from the exons TAATAACGGAATTATCAGCGGTTGTGACGGAAACAGAACAATGGGATCCAGCCGGCGACCAAACTTTACTTTTCAAGAACAAGACTAAT GGTCCCATCGGAATGTTAACTACAAGTGGTGGCGCTCCAGTTTCCTACGAGGATGCTACGAACACGTTAAATACTCCATTGATTCATAATGAATTCTTTATGGACACTATAACTCATAGAGTACGAGAAAATATTCCGCCTCGTCCCGTTCACGCTAAAGGCACTGGAGCTTTTGGGTATTTTGAAGTAACACATGATATCTCACATGTTTGTAAGGCTGCTTTTCTAAAGAAAATAGGAACAAAGACGCCAGTTGCAGTGAGATTTTCAACGGGAGAAGGAGAAAGAGGAAGTTCCGATTTAAACAGGGATAGTCGAGGTTTTGCAGTGAAATTTTATACGGAAGAAGGCAATCTCGATTTGCTTGGATTTCATACACCTGTATACCCTTACAAAGATCCGCTTAATGCTGGCACTCGGTGGCATGGAACTAAAAGGAATCCAGCGTCCAATCTTTATGACTTCAACACATATTGGGATGTAGTGACTCTAATCCCTGAGAtgataaacttttatttattactgtacTCTGATGGCGGTATACCAGCCAGTTACAGAAATATGCCTGGCTATCCAATCCATACGTATCAGGTCGAAAATGAAAATGGGGATGAACATTTTGTCAGATTTCATATCTTGCCAGATGCTGGCATTAAAAATTTAAGATCAGAGGAAGCTAGAAATTTAAGTGCTATAGATCCTGATTATTTAAGAAGAGATTTATATCGAGCGATTGGGAATGGTGATTTCCCCAGTTGGACAGTAAGCGTGCAGATTTTAAGCACAGCTGACGTGAATAAAGTTGGATCTCAGGTATTTGATGTTACAAGAACAATTCCTTTAAAAGAGTTTCCCTTACATCCAATTGGTAAAATAGTTGTAAATAGAAACGCTAAGAACTTCTTTGCAGAAATAGAACAGCTAGCTTTCTGTCCAGCTAATTTAGTACCTGGGATACTTGGTGCGCCTGATAAATTATTTGAAGCGCGTCGATTGGCCTACAGGGATTCTCACCTGTACCGCTTGGGGGCGAATGTCAAGAAAATTCCTGTTAATTGTCCATTCCAAACAAAAACTTTTACGTATCTCAGAGACGGAGTACCTCCAGTTGGGAATAATGAAGAAGATGCTCCCAACTATTATCCTAATTCGTTCAACGGACCTGTCCCCTACATGCCAAAACATAAGTCAgctttaattaatattgtagaaGGCAAGGCTGACAACTTTGATCAAGCTGCAGAATTTTATGCAAACGAACTCACTAACGACGAACGAACTcgattaattgaaaatttagtaTTACCTCTGCAGAATGTTCATAAATTTATTCAAGAGCgtgctataaatatttttacaacgaTTCATCCAGATTTAGGAAATCGTTTAGCACAGGCATTAAATAGTGCATCGTAA